From Argopecten irradians isolate NY chromosome 2, Ai_NY, whole genome shotgun sequence, the proteins below share one genomic window:
- the LOC138316140 gene encoding RNA-binding protein FUS-like, translated as MTQIVKSGYLKRYSKSMFSGGWQTVWVILYSDSNLVIYKRQGDNEVKGKVHMKDVSKRFAFGNYTDGMEGRPQVPSGTSYSQMLAVPTRNNSKAKIYWFLAASDAELHEWMTAICSTLPPPPQQHRQQQPQQQQAPIQAQTAPQTHAGYPPQPQPGYGGPAPPPYTPAPAAGGIGFDGLAGGYPQVPQPGGTPYPQAPYPGQPAPYPQAGYAPPPPQQYAPPPQGYPQQQYQPYPQQGYAPQPAYGYQQQPGYAHPPQQQPQVVYVQQGGKKKSGGLGGLGGSNTTKLAAGLIGGAALGYGASRMMGGGFGGWGFGRHGSWSSLSSFGSCGSFGSFGSFD; from the exons ATGACGCAGATTGTGAAGTCAGGATACCTGAAGCGCTACAGTA AGAGTATGTTCTCCGGGGGCTGGCAGACTGTGTGGGTGATTCTGTACAGTGACAGTAACCTAGTTATCTACAAACGTCAAGGTGACAATGAAGTCAAGGGCAAAGTTCATATGAAG GATGTATCAAAGAGGTTTGCCTTTGGAAACTACACTGACGGTATGGAAGGGCGCCCACAGGTTCCATCAGGGACTTCTTACAGCCAGATGTTAGCTGTACCCACCAGGAACAATAGCAAAGCAAAGATTTACTGGTTCCTGGCTGCATCTGATGCTGAACTCCA TGAGTGGATGACAGCCATTTGCAGTACG CTTCCACCTCCCCCGCAGCAGCATAGACAGCAACAACCACAACAGCAGCAGGCCCCTATACAGGCCCAGACAGCTCCTCAGACCCACGCCGGGTATCCACCCCAGCCCCAGCCTGGCTATGGAGGGCCTGCCCCTCCCCCCTACACACCAGCCCCAGCCGCTGGGGGTATAGGCTTTGATGGATTGGCAG GTGGGTATCCACAAGTGCCACAGCCAGGAGGTACGCCTTATCCTCAGGCCCCATACCCGGGACAGCCTGCTCCCTACCCACAGGCAGGGTATGCCCCACCCCCTCCACAGCAGTATGCTCCTCCACCCCAAGGCTACCCTCAGCAGCAATACCAGCCTTACCCTCAGCAGGGATATGCTCCACAACCAG CATATGgttaccaacaacaaccaggcTATGCACATCCACCTCAACAACAGCCACAAGTGGTGTATGTACAGCAGGGAGGTAAAAAGAAGAGCGGTGGACTAGGAGGACTTGGGGGAAGCAACACAACAAAACTAGCTGCAG GTTTAATTGGTGGAGCTGCCCTTGGCTACGGTGCGTCCAGAATGATGGGAGGTGGATTTGGAGGATGGGGATTTGGTCGCCATGGCAGCTGGAGTTCTCTCAGCAGTTTTGGAAGTTGTGGAAGTTTTGGTAGTTTTGGTAGCTTTGATTAA